A window from Macaca fascicularis isolate 582-1 chromosome 20, T2T-MFA8v1.1 encodes these proteins:
- the PSMD7 gene encoding 26S proteasome non-ATPase regulatory subunit 7 isoform X1, which translates to MPELAVQKVVVHPLVLLSVVDHFNRIGKVGNQKRVVGVLLGSWQKKVLDVSNSFAVPFDEDDKDDSVWFLDHDYLENMYGMFKKVNARERIVGWYHTGPKLHKNDIAINELMKRYCPNSVLVIIDVKPKDLGLPTEAYISVEEVHDDGTPTSKTFEHVTSEIGAEEAEEVGVEHLLRDIKDTTVGTLSQRITNQVHGLKGLNSKLLDIRSYLEKVATGKLPINHQIIYQLQDVFNLLPDVSLQEFVKAFYLKTNDQMVVVYLASLIRSVVALHNLINNKIANRDAEKKEGQEKEDSKKDRKEDKEKDKEKSDVKKEEKKEKK; encoded by the exons ATGCCGGAGCTGGCGGTGCAGAAGGTGGTGGTCCACCCCCTGGTGTTGCTCAGTGTGGTGGATCATTTCAACCG AATCGGCAAGGTTGGAAATCAGAAGCGCGTTGTTGGTGTGCTTTTGGGCTCATGGCAAAAGAAAGTACTTGATGTATCGAACAGTTTTGCAG ttCCTTTTGACGAAGATGACAAAGACGATTCTGTGTGGTTTTTAGACCATGATTATTTGGAAAACATGTATGGAATGTTTAAGAAAGTCAATG cCAGAGAAAGAATAGTTGGCTGGTACCACACAGGCCCTAAACTACACAAGAATGACATTGCCATCAACGAACTCATGAAAAGATACTGTCCTAATTCC GTATTGGTCATCATTGATGTGAAGCCGAAGGACCTAGGGCTGCCCACAGAAGCGTACATTTCAGTGGAAGAAGTCCATGAT GATGGAACCCCAACCTCAAAAACATTTGAACACGTGACCAGTGAAATTGGAGCAGAGGAAGCTGAGGAAGTTGGAGTTGAACACCTGTTACG AGACATCAAAGACACGACGGTGGGCACTCTGTCCCAGCGGATCACAAACCAGGTCCATGGTTTGAAGGGACTGAACTCCAAGCTTCTGGATATCAGGAGCTACCTGGAAAAAGTCGCCACAGGCAAGCTGCCTATCAACCACCAGATCATCTACCAGCTGCAGGACGTCTTCAACCTGCTGCCAGACGTCAGCCTGCAGGAGTTTGTCAAGGCCTTTTACCTGAAGACCAACGACCAGATGGTGGTAGTGTACTTGGCCTCGCTGATCCGTTCCGTGGTCGCCCTGCACAACCTCATCAACAACAAGATTGCCAACCGCGatgcagagaagaaagaagggcaggagaaagaagacagCAAAAAGGATAGGAAAGAGGACAAGGAGAAAGATAAGGAAAAGAGTGAtgtaaagaaagaggagaaaaaggagaaaaagtaa
- the PSMD7 gene encoding 26S proteasome non-ATPase regulatory subunit 7 isoform X2, translating into MPELAVQKVVVHPLVLLSVVDHFNRIGKVGNQKRVVGVLLGSWQKKVLDVSNSFAVPFDEDDKDDSVWFLDHDYLENMYGMFKKVNARERIVGWYHTGPKLHKNDIAINELMKRYCPNSVLVIIDVKPKDLGLPTEAYISVEEVHDRHQRHDGGHSVPADHKPGPWFEGTELQASGYQELPGKSRHRQAAYQPPDHLPAAGRLQPAARRQPAGVCQGLLPEDQRPDGGSVLGLADPFRGRPAQPHQQQDCQPRCREERRAGERRQQKG; encoded by the exons ATGCCGGAGCTGGCGGTGCAGAAGGTGGTGGTCCACCCCCTGGTGTTGCTCAGTGTGGTGGATCATTTCAACCG AATCGGCAAGGTTGGAAATCAGAAGCGCGTTGTTGGTGTGCTTTTGGGCTCATGGCAAAAGAAAGTACTTGATGTATCGAACAGTTTTGCAG ttCCTTTTGACGAAGATGACAAAGACGATTCTGTGTGGTTTTTAGACCATGATTATTTGGAAAACATGTATGGAATGTTTAAGAAAGTCAATG cCAGAGAAAGAATAGTTGGCTGGTACCACACAGGCCCTAAACTACACAAGAATGACATTGCCATCAACGAACTCATGAAAAGATACTGTCCTAATTCC GTATTGGTCATCATTGATGTGAAGCCGAAGGACCTAGGGCTGCCCACAGAAGCGTACATTTCAGTGGAAGAAGTCCATGAT AGACATCAAAGACACGACGGTGGGCACTCTGTCCCAGCGGATCACAAACCAGGTCCATGGTTTGAAGGGACTGAACTCCAAGCTTCTGGATATCAGGAGCTACCTGGAAAAAGTCGCCACAGGCAAGCTGCCTATCAACCACCAGATCATCTACCAGCTGCAGGACGTCTTCAACCTGCTGCCAGACGTCAGCCTGCAGGAGTTTGTCAAGGCCTTTTACCTGAAGACCAACGACCAGATGGTGGTAGTGTACTTGGCCTCGCTGATCCGTTCCGTGGTCGCCCTGCACAACCTCATCAACAACAAGATTGCCAACCGCGatgcagagaagaaagaagggcaggagaaagaagacagCAAAAAGGATAG